CCCACAACAGGATCGTGAACTTCTCGTCGTACTGGGTGACGACGCGGGAATCGAATTCGGTTTTCTCGAGGCGATTGATGTCTTCCACCACCTCGTTGATGTGGCTGCCGCCGAAGCTCGAGTGATAGAACGAACCCTGCCCCGCTTGCGCGAGCGCGCGCAAAGCATCGCCCTTCACCTGACTGACGATATCTTGATTCGAGCCGGGAGTTTTCTTGTAGCCACGCAAAAAACCCAGCGAGTCGCGCTGCGGGATCACGCCGCCCGTCTCGGTTCCGTAAGCCAAAGCGAAGATGCGCACGCCTTCCGCGGTGAGTTTCTTCGCGGCTTCCAGCGCGCCTTGCTCGTGATCCTCACCGTCCGAGGCCACCAAGATCACCCGAGTCACGCGCGTCGTGGGATCATCCTGCTCGCCGCCACGCTTGAAAGCGGCGACGGCCTCTTCGATGGCGCGCGAAAAATTCGTCCCCTGCGCGCTGACCGACTGCGGGGACAAAGAATCCAGATACATCTTCAGCGCGTTCGGATCGGTCGTCAGCGGCGAGAGCAGGGCCGCCGAACCCGCGAACGCGATGACGCCGATCTTGTGACCCGGCAGACGCTCCACCATGCGCGACAACTCGATCTTCGCCTGAGTCAACCGATTGGGTTTCAAGTCCTCGGCCATCATGGATTCCGACACGTCGACGAGCAGCATGAGCTCCACGCCCGCCGACTTCACTTCGGCGGAACTTTGTCCCGCCTGGGGCCGCGCCAACGCGAAAACCATCAGCACCAGCACGAGCGTCATCAGGATGTTTTTCGTCAGCCGTTTGCGTTTGGAAACGCTGGAGGTCAGAAGCGGCGAGAGCTTCGCGCCGAAGGCCGATTGCAAACGTCGTGCGGCCAAACGCGCGGTCGCGATCACGATCACCCACAGAATCGGTAAAAGCCACAGCCACTGAAACGCATCGTGGTTTTCAAAGCGAAACATTACGGATTCCTCCGCAGCCAAGTTTGGCCCAAGATCCAACCCGCGCCGTAAAGCAGAATCGCCCAGGTCAGCCACTCTTGAAAGAGTTCTTCGTAGCGGGTGAATTTGTTCTCTTCGACTTTGGTTTTTTCCAGCGAATCGATGGCCGAGAACACGCCCCGCAGGGAGTCCTCACGAATCGCGCGGAAGTACTTACCGCCCGTCTCGGAGCCCATGCGGCTCAAAAGGTCGTCGTTCACGGTGCTCTCGAACGGCTGGTAGGTCTTGATCTGCCGTCCGGTGATGTCATTCGTATAAACCGGAATCTGCGTGGGGCCGTCTTTCCCCAAACCGATGGAGTAGACCTTGATGCCGTAACCCTTCGCGATCTCGAGGCCCGTTTCGGGATCGATGGTGCCCGAGTTGTTTTCACCGTCCGTCAGGAAAATCATGACCCGGCTTTTCGCCGTCGACTCACGCAAGCGGCCCGCCCCGTTCGCCATGGCCACCCCGATCGCGGTCCCGTCTTTGATGCGGGCTTGGCGCGCGGTCGTGATCTCGCCGATGCGGGAAAGCAGCAGCTCGTAATCCAGGGTCAGCGGCACCAGCGTGAAACTTTCCCCGGCGAAGATCACGATCCCGATGCGGTCCGAGGTCCGCGCCTTCACGAAGTTCGCGATGGTTTCTTTCGCGGCCTCGAGGCGATTCAACGGCTTCATATCCTCGATCAGCATCGAGTCCGAAACGTCCAGGACGATCATGATGTCGATCCCCTCGACGTTTCTTTTCGTCATCACCGAGGATTCCTGCGGACGGGCGAGCGCCACGATCATGAATCCGATGGCGACCGCCTTCAAAAGCATCGGCAGATGGACAAGACGTCCCCGCAGCGAAGGTTTCACGCCCTTCAGCGCGCGCACGGACGAAAAGTGCAGGCTCGCGATCTTGTCGCGACGACGCCACCACCAATACAGAAGAACCAGCGCCAGCACGAGCAGAAGCGAAAAGACCCACGGGCTCTGGAAGGCGAAAACCGGCTGACCCGAACTGATCATGCCTCCCTCGCCTTCAAGGTCTGCGCGAGGTCCACCCACTCGCGCACCAAACGTGAGATCTGCTCAAGATCGGCGCCACGCACGCGGGCCTCGTTGTCCAATGCACGATCCAGCTCACGCAAAACCTGCCCGAGCTTTTGCAGTGCCGCCGACTCCGGCCCCAAGACCGGCGCGAGCTCGGCCAGGGTCTTCGAGGTGGTCAAACGCTGGGCAGGGATCAAATAGGTGCGGGTCAGAAAAACGCGGAAGTGCGAATTCAACGCGCGCAAGATGTCCGCAAGGGGCGCGCCGTCGCTCGACGCTTTGGGATCCGTCAGAAAAAGGTACTGACGGGTCAGGGCGCGCAGCTCGCGGTAAAATTCGGGCGCGGGCGCCGACTGGTACGAGCGGTCAAGCACCTCGTTCAGAAGTTTCACCCGCCGACGTTTCCGAAAGACACCCGCGAGCAGCCCGGCCACGAGCACGCCCACCAGGATCGCGATGGCCGCCGCGAACATCCACGGGAAGAACGTCATCGGCCCCAGCGGGGGGTAGGGCTCTTTCATCGGCGCTTCCGGATTTTGCACCGAGGCCACTTGAAACTTGATGTTGTTCAGAACGACCGAGTTCTGCGCGTCGGTCAGCTGCACGGCTTTGAGTTCGTGGGGACCGACGACGTAGCTGATAACTTCCAGCTCCGCCGCGCCGGCGCCGGAGGGTTTGAAGGCGACGAGTTTCAGTTTGTGTTTGTCGGCCTCGTCCAAACGCAACTCGAGGGATTTTTCATCCATGGCGGGCCAGGCGCCTTCGCAATGAAGAACGAAGCGCGCGCCCACGGTCAGGCCGGGATTTTCTCCGTCTGCGGGCGGGGCATTCACTTGGCAGTTCACGTCCGCCATTTAGCCCTTCCGTCTTTCGAAGAACGAGATCAAGGGATCGACGTAACTGCCGCTGGCATCGACATCGACGCGATCGACCTGACTTTGACGAAGCATGCGGTCACGCACGTCTTGACGTTTCAGCTGATCCGCCTTGAACGCCGCACGAAATGCCGACGACGAGGTATCCACGGTCACGATCTCGCCCGTTTCCGAATCTTGGACTTCAAGCAGCCCCACGTCCGGAAGCTCACGCTCGGCCTTGTCGCCAACGACGATGGCGACCACATCGTGCTTACGCCCCAGAAGCCGCAGCCCTTGTTCGTAACCTTCGTCCTGAAAGTCGCTCATCAAAAAAACGAGCGAGCGTTTTTTCAGGATGCCCGCCAGATGCTGAACGGCCGCGTTCACGCGCGTTTTGCGGCTGCGGGGTTTGAAGTAGTACAGATCGCGCAAAATCCGCTGCACTTGACCCCGCCCTTTTTTAGGCGGGACGAAATGCTCGACGACATCCGAGAACAGAAGAAGTCCGACCTGATCCTTGTTCCGCGTCGCCGAAAACGCGAGCAGCGCCGCGAGGTGGGTCATCGCCTCGCCCTTCACCAGCTCATTGGAGCCAAACTCGGTCGAGGCGCTGACGTCGACCGCGAGGATGACGGTCATCTCGCGCTCTTCGTCGAATTTTTTGATGAAGGTCTTTCCCGTACGCGCGGTCAGCGTCCACGAGATCGTGCGGACGTCGTCGCCGGGCACGTACTCGCGAAAATCGGCGAAAGTCATCCCCTGGCCCTTAAAGACCGTGTGGTATTCGCCCGCGAAAACGTTGTTCACGAGTTTGCGGGTGCGAATCTCCAGCAGTTTGACTTTCTTGATGACCTCCGCCGGAACTGACACTCTACGGCACCTCGATGTGGCTCAGGATCTCTTTCACCATTTGATCGGACTTGATGCTTTCGGCTTCGGCTTCGTAAGTCAGGATCAAGCGGTGACGAAGGACGCCGTAGGCGATGGCCTTCACGTCTTCCGCCGTGACGTAACCGCGTCCGCGCAGGAACGCGTGCGCCTTCGACGCGCGGATCAGCGCGATGGAAGCCCGGGGCGAGCCGCCCACCGAAATCAGATTCGCGACATTCCCCAGACCGTAGTCGGC
The Pseudobdellovibrionaceae bacterium DNA segment above includes these coding regions:
- a CDS encoding VWA domain-containing protein; this translates as MFRFENHDAFQWLWLLPILWVIVIATARLAARRLQSAFGAKLSPLLTSSVSKRKRLTKNILMTLVLVLMVFALARPQAGQSSAEVKSAGVELMLLVDVSESMMAEDLKPNRLTQAKIELSRMVERLPGHKIGVIAFAGSAALLSPLTTDPNALKMYLDSLSPQSVSAQGTNFSRAIEEAVAAFKRGGEQDDPTTRVTRVILVASDGEDHEQGALEAAKKLTAEGVRIFALAYGTETGGVIPQRDSLGFLRGYKKTPGSNQDIVSQVKGDALRALAQAGQGSFYHSSFGGSHINEVVEDINRLEKTEFDSRVVTQYDEKFTILLWAALVLALIELLLGERHAVGRLWKGRFEVSAS
- a CDS encoding VWA domain-containing protein; translation: MISSGQPVFAFQSPWVFSLLLVLALVLLYWWWRRRDKIASLHFSSVRALKGVKPSLRGRLVHLPMLLKAVAIGFMIVALARPQESSVMTKRNVEGIDIMIVLDVSDSMLIEDMKPLNRLEAAKETIANFVKARTSDRIGIVIFAGESFTLVPLTLDYELLLSRIGEITTARQARIKDGTAIGVAMANGAGRLRESTAKSRVMIFLTDGENNSGTIDPETGLEIAKGYGIKVYSIGLGKDGPTQIPVYTNDITGRQIKTYQPFESTVNDDLLSRMGSETGGKYFRAIREDSLRGVFSAIDSLEKTKVEENKFTRYEELFQEWLTWAILLYGAGWILGQTWLRRNP
- a CDS encoding DUF58 domain-containing protein, translating into MSVPAEVIKKVKLLEIRTRKLVNNVFAGEYHTVFKGQGMTFADFREYVPGDDVRTISWTLTARTGKTFIKKFDEEREMTVILAVDVSASTEFGSNELVKGEAMTHLAALLAFSATRNKDQVGLLLFSDVVEHFVPPKKGRGQVQRILRDLYYFKPRSRKTRVNAAVQHLAGILKKRSLVFLMSDFQDEGYEQGLRLLGRKHDVVAIVVGDKAERELPDVGLLEVQDSETGEIVTVDTSSSAFRAAFKADQLKRQDVRDRMLRQSQVDRVDVDASGSYVDPLISFFERRKG